In a single window of the Saccharothrix australiensis genome:
- a CDS encoding VOC family protein — protein MAKQVQVVVDCVDPGRLARFWASALDYRLEPPPQGYASWSDFSRAAGVGEEAWNAVFDPDGVGPRVLFQRVPERKVGKNRVHLDVRVAGPRGTPKESRRALVDAEAARLVEGGAKHVRTVEDEMDCFAVMQDPEGNEFCIC, from the coding sequence ATGGCGAAACAGGTGCAGGTGGTGGTGGACTGCGTCGATCCGGGGCGTCTGGCGCGGTTCTGGGCGTCCGCGCTCGACTACCGGCTGGAGCCCCCACCGCAGGGGTACGCGAGTTGGTCGGACTTCTCGCGGGCCGCAGGTGTCGGGGAGGAGGCGTGGAACGCGGTGTTCGACCCGGACGGAGTGGGTCCGCGGGTGTTGTTCCAGCGCGTGCCGGAACGCAAGGTGGGCAAGAACCGCGTGCACCTGGACGTCCGGGTCGCCGGGCCTCGTGGGACGCCGAAGGAGTCGCGCCGCGCGCTCGTCGACGCCGAGGCCGCACGACTGGTCGAGGGCGGGGCGAAGCACGTCCGCACGGTCGAGGACGAGATGGACTGCTTCGCGGTCATGCAGGACCCGGAGGGCAACGAGTTCTGCATCTGCTGA